One Choloepus didactylus isolate mChoDid1 chromosome 8, mChoDid1.pri, whole genome shotgun sequence DNA window includes the following coding sequences:
- the CCNT1 gene encoding cyclin-T1 isoform X2, whose amino-acid sequence MEGERKSNNKRWYFTREQLENSPSRRFGLDPDKELSYRQQAANLLQDMGQRLNVSQLTINTAIVYMHRFYMIQSFTQFHRNSVAPAALFLAAKVEEQPKKLEHVIKVAHACLHPQESLPDTRSEAYLQQVQDLVILESTILQTLGFELTIDHPHTHVVKCTQLVRASKDLAQTSYFMATNRAH is encoded by the exons atggagggagagaggaagagcaaCAACAAACGGTGGTATTTTACTCGAGAACAGCTGGAAAATAGCCCATCCCGTCGTTTTGGCCTGGACCCAGATAAAGAACTTTCCTATCGCCAGCAGGCGGCCAATCTACTCCAGGACATGGGACAACGTCTTAACGT CTCACAATTGACTATCAATACTGCTATAGTATACATGCATCGATTCTACATGATTCAGTCCTTTACACAGTTTCATCGAAAT TCCGTGGCTCCAGCAGCCTTGTTTCTAGCAGCTAAAGTAGAGGAGCAGCCAAAAAAATTGGAACACGTCATCAAAGTAGCACATGCTTGTCTCCATCCACAGGAATCACTTCCTGATACTAGAAGTGAG GCTTACCTACAACAAGTTCAAGATCTGGTGATATTAGAAAGCACAATTCTGCAGACTTTag gctttgaaCTAACAATTGATCACCCGCATACACATGTGGTAAAGTGCACTCAACTTGTTCGAG cAAGCAAGGACTTAGCACAGACTTCTTACTTCATGGCAACCAACag GGCTCATTGA
- the CCNT1 gene encoding cyclin-T1 isoform X1 has protein sequence MEGERKSNNKRWYFTREQLENSPSRRFGLDPDKELSYRQQAANLLQDMGQRLNVSQLTINTAIVYMHRFYMIQSFTQFHRNSVAPAALFLAAKVEEQPKKLEHVIKVAHACLHPQESLPDTRSEAYLQQVQDLVILESTILQTLGFELTIDHPHTHVVKCTQLVRASKDLAQTSYFMATNSLHLTTFSLQYTPPVVACVCIHLACKWSNWEIPVSTDGKHWWEYVDATVTLELLDELTHEFLQILEKTPNRLKRIRNWRACQAAKKTKADDRGADENTSEQTILNMISQSSSDTTIAGLMSMSASSTTSAVPSLPTTEESSSNLSSVEMLQGERWLSSQPPFKLEPAQGHRTSENLGLMGVDHSLQQDGSNAFIPQKQSSRSVPSAKVSLKEYRAKHAEELAAQKRQLENMEANVKSQYAYAAQNLLSHHDSHSSVILKMPIEGSENPERPFMEKADKTALKMRIPVAGGDKAASSKPEEIKMRIKVHTAADKHNSADDSVTKSREHKEKHKTHPSNHHHHHNHHSHKHSHSQIPAGTGNKRPGDPKHGSQTSILAHKTYGLSSSFSSSSSARKRGPPEETGGAAFDHPAKIAKSTKSSSINFSFPPLPTVAQLPGHSSDTSGLPFSQPSCKTRVPHMKLDKGPTGANGHNTTQAIDYQDTVNMLHSLLSAQGVQPTQPPAFEFVHSYGEYLNPRAGGISSRSGNTDKPRPPPLPSEPPPPLPPLPK, from the exons atggagggagagaggaagagcaaCAACAAACGGTGGTATTTTACTCGAGAACAGCTGGAAAATAGCCCATCCCGTCGTTTTGGCCTGGACCCAGATAAAGAACTTTCCTATCGCCAGCAGGCGGCCAATCTACTCCAGGACATGGGACAACGTCTTAACGT CTCACAATTGACTATCAATACTGCTATAGTATACATGCATCGATTCTACATGATTCAGTCCTTTACACAGTTTCATCGAAAT TCCGTGGCTCCAGCAGCCTTGTTTCTAGCAGCTAAAGTAGAGGAGCAGCCAAAAAAATTGGAACACGTCATCAAAGTAGCACATGCTTGTCTCCATCCACAGGAATCACTTCCTGATACTAGAAGTGAG GCTTACCTACAACAAGTTCAAGATCTGGTGATATTAGAAAGCACAATTCTGCAGACTTTag gctttgaaCTAACAATTGATCACCCGCATACACATGTGGTAAAGTGCACTCAACTTGTTCGAG cAAGCAAGGACTTAGCACAGACTTCTTACTTCATGGCAACCAACag CCTGCATTTGACCACATTTAGCCTGCAGTACACGCCTCCTGTGGTGGCCTGTGTCTGCATTCATCTGGCTTGCAAGTGGTCCAACTGGGAGATCCCAGTCTCGACTGACGGGAAACACTGGTGGGAGTATGTTGACGCCACTGTGACCTTGGAACTTTTAGATG aACTGACACATGAATTTCTGCAGATTCTGGAGAAAACTCCCAACAGGCTGAAACGCATTCGGAATTGGAGG GCGTGCCAGGCTgccaagaaaacaaaagcagatgACCGAGGAGCAGATGAAAACACTTCAGAACAGACAATCCTCAATATGATTTCCCAGAGCTCTTCAGACACAACGATTGCAGGTTTAATGAGCATGTCAGCGTCTTCTACCACAAGTGCAGTGCCTTCCCTTCCAACCACTGAGGAGTCATCCAGCAACTTAAGCAGTGTGGAGATGTTGCAGGGTGAGCGTTGGCTGTCCTCCCAACCTCCTTTTAAACTGGAACCTGCTCAGGGTCATCGGACTAGTGAGAATTTAGGTCTTATGGGAGTTGATCATTCCTTGCAACAGGATGGTTCTAATGCATTTATTCCCCAGAAGCAGAGTAGTAGGAGTGTACCATCAGCCAAAGTATCACTGAAAGAATACCGTGCAAAGCACGCAGAAGAGTTGGCTGCTCAGAAGAGGCAGTTGGAGAACATGGAGGCCAATGTGAAGTCACAGTATGCATATGCTGCCCAAAATCTGCTGTCTCACCATGATAGCCATTCTTCTGTCATTCTGAAAATGCCCATAGAAGGTTCAGAAAACCCTGAGCGGCCCTTTATGGAAAAGGCTGACAAAACAGCTCTCAAAATGCGAATCCCAGTGGCAGGTGGAGAtaaagcagcctcttcaaaacCCGAAGAGATAAAAATGCGCATTAAAGTCCATACTGCAGCTGACAAGCACAATTCTGCAGATGACAGTGTTACTAAGAGCCGAGAGCACAAAGAAAAGCACAAGACTCATCCAtcaaatcatcatcatcatcacaatcaccACTCACACAAGCACTCGCACTCACAGATTCCAGCTGGCACTGGGAACAAACGTCCAGGTGATCCAAAACATGGTAGCCAGACAAGTATCTTAGCACACAAAACCTATGGTTTGTCTagttctttctcctcttccagtTCTGCTCGTAAaaggggcccccctgaagagacTGGGGGAGCAGCTTTTGATCATCCAGCCAAGATTGCCAAGAGTACTAAATCTTCTTCCATaaatttctcctttcctcctcttcctacAGTGGCCCAGTTGCCTGGGCATAGCTCAGACACAAGTGGCCTTCCTTTCTCACAGCCCAGCTGTAAAACTCGAGTTCCTCATATGAAACTGGATAAAGGCCCCACTGGAGCCAATGGCCACAACACAACCCAGGCAATAGACTATCAAGATACTGTGAATATGCTTCACTCTTTGCTCAGTGCCCAGGGTGTTCAGCCCACTCAGCCCCCTGCATTTGAATTTGTTCATTCTTATGGTGAATATCTGAATCCACGGGCTGGTGGAATTTCCTCCAGATCTGGCAATACAGACAAACCACGGCCACCACCTCTACCATCAGAACCTCCTCCACCACTCCCACCCCTTcctaagtaa